In Macadamia integrifolia cultivar HAES 741 chromosome 1, SCU_Mint_v3, whole genome shotgun sequence, a single window of DNA contains:
- the LOC122079739 gene encoding protein DMP9-like: protein MPKVETTSWANGVSYSAMSSLSAKNNDKGDSTKVDDVENQEKEGTKGMDRKPSEIYAPMKQTPSKTSVLVNFLPSGTLLIFNMLIAPISENGKCDTVNFTMMNILIALCVISCFFFQLVDSYQDGKKVYHGIVTKKGLLLFNSDLEKRYKEGKEYTLKATDLIHAIMSAFVFAVFALSDKRVRDCLLPAHEAVMAEVMKTLPLIVSIACSGLVLIFPDTRFGVGMLG from the exons atgccgaaggtggagacaaCAAGTTGGGCTAATGGCGTTagct ATTCTGCCATGTCTTCACTATCAGCAAAGAACAATGATAAGGGTGACTCCACAAAAGTGGATGATGtggaaaaccaagaaaaagaGGGAACAAAAGGAATGGACAGAAAACCATCTGAGATTTATGCACCAATGAAGCAAACACCATCAAAGACCTCTGTGCTTGTTAATTTTCTCCCCAGTGGAACTCTCTTGATCTTCAACATGCTTATTGCACCAATATCTGAAAATGGAAAATGTGATACGGTGAACTTTACAATGATGAACATACTCATAGCTCTCTGTGTTATCTCCTGCTTCTTTTTTCAACTTGTAGATAGTTATCAAGATGGCAAGAAAGTATACCATGGAATTGTGACTAAAAAAGGGTTGCTATTATTCAACTCTGATCTTGAGAAAAGATATAAAGAGGGAAAAGAGTACACCCTAAAGGCCACAGATTTGATCCATGCAATCATGTCTGCTTTTGTATTTGCAGTGTTTGCATTATCTGATAAGCGTGTAAGGGATTGTTTGTTACCTGCACATGAAGCTGTAATGGCTGAAGTGATGAAGACTTTGCCTCTAATTGTGAGTATTGCTTGTAGTGGCCTGGTTCTCATCTTTCCTGACACTCGCTTCGGTGTAGGGATGCTTGGGTGA